From the Desulfurispira natronophila genome, the window AGAGTCACTGCAGAGGCAAGCAGCTGAGTCCGCTAGGCGACATAATATACAGCTTCGTCGATTTGAGCCGGAAGGGGGCGGTGGGTTGCGTATTTGGTTAGAGAACGCTTCTTTTGGGAGCTTTGTTTACTGGGTAGAAGAGCTGCAACAAGACTACTCCATTCAGCTCAGCCAAGTGGCGTTGGATAGCTCCCAACCTGCCCAGGTCAATGCTCGAATAGTGCTTAGTCGCATCTAGTGAGATATGGTCCCTGTATCTACTAGATAGTTGCCAGCTAAAAAAAGGAAGTAGAACAAGTTGGTGCTAAATCACATTTAGCCTTTCTTGAGACATCTCCTCTATATTATTCAACCGGGCGCTGAGCTTTTTCTATATGCCCACCAGTTCCAAAACGTCGATACAGCTCGTCTTTAACATCTGTTAGCGTAATATTATTGCCCGCCATGGAAACCGCCATGTGGAATACCACATCAGCGGCTTCCGAGATAATACGATCTCTTAGGCCATCTTTTACAGCACAGGCATACTCAAGCGTCTCCTCTCCTATTTTTTTCAATGATGCATCATCACCCTTATCCAAGAGAGTTTTCACATAGGATTGGGTGCTATCAGCATTTTTGCGTTCCTGGATTACCTCATCAAGGCGTTCCAAAATATCAAAACTACTGGGACCTGGCAGCGCAATCTCGAAGAAACATGAGCGTTCTCCCGTATGACAGGCTCCACCTCCCAGCTGTTCAATTTTGATGAGCAGGGCATCGCGATCACAGTCTATCCGCATCTCCTTAACCAGCTGATATGCCCCACTGGACTCTCCTTTGAGCCATAACTGTTGACGAGAGCGTGAGAAGTAGTGAACCCTCCCAGTTTCTAGAGTTTTATGAACAGCTTCTTTATCGGCAAATGCTACCATGAGCACCTCACCACTGCGCCAGTCTTGGGTGATAACCGTCAACAGTCCTTTATCATCAAATTTAAGCTTCGAATAATCTAGCGCCATAAATATTCACCTTTCATACTATCAGTCCTTGAATTCTAACACTAGTTCATGGTATATCAACTCTCGTTAAAACGGAAGAGTGGCCGAGTGGTTTAAGGCGGCGGTCTTGAAAACCGTTGAGCGAAAGCTCCGTGGGTTCGAATCCTACCTCTTCCGCCAGATTTCTCTCTTAAGTTACTGCAAACAAGAAGCTTACGGCAAATCAACCTTCGAGAGTCATAACCTGAGTCATAACGCAATGATTCAATGGAAATGAGCATTTCAGTGTGTTCGCAAAATCTTTTTTAAAGGTGCGAACATGAAAACCCCCACTTCCCCCTCCTCTTTTTCGTCTCCTCACGAACAATCGCCAACACCCAGTAAAAGTGCCAACGAAATCATGCGAGATCTGCAAGCTGACTTTGATAATGACAGCGAGCTACTGCAGTGCATTGCCGCTACCTTATCTATCAGCACTCTGGAAATGCTTGCGGGAGTTGCCAAAGTCGCTCGCAGTGACCAGGACTTTCTCGACTCGTTCGACTTTGTAGCCGAGCTTGATGAAGCCATATCCTATGACCTGCACCACGGTCCCGATGATGAACTGAGCTACTGATCGCTGTTTTTCCAGAAACCCTCAGAACACCACCCCCATAAACCCCAACAACTCCCTTATGCAATCTTATGCAAAGGGAGTTGATATTTTCTGGCTGCAAAAAACCGTGCTGGATATTTCACTTCAAAAGAATGACGGCATATAGAATGCCCAGGGGGGTGAAAGAGTGAATAGACAAAGAAATTTTTTGAAAATCTTGCACTGACTAAGCAAAGTAGTTTATTCACGGCAACATACAGTCGAAAATTATTTTTACTACCATGAATTGCGACTCTTACCGACACGAAAATATTTCAAAATACTTTCGTGTCATTCGCGGCGTAATGAGCTCAACCCTTTCCCAAAGCTGCTATGCGATATCTAAAGTCATCTGGGAGGGTGTGGCACTCCAAGTTACTGCAGTACCTCCCAGCATGTATTTCACCCCCCTCGGCATTCTCCAGGTAGCAAGGGACGCCCTTGATATCTTTCCTCTGGAGGTGCTTTATGCAACCTGCAATTG encodes:
- the hisIE gene encoding bifunctional phosphoribosyl-AMP cyclohydrolase/phosphoribosyl-ATP diphosphatase HisIE — protein: MALDYSKLKFDDKGLLTVITQDWRSGEVLMVAFADKEAVHKTLETGRVHYFSRSRQQLWLKGESSGAYQLVKEMRIDCDRDALLIKIEQLGGGACHTGERSCFFEIALPGPSSFDILERLDEVIQERKNADSTQSYVKTLLDKGDDASLKKIGEETLEYACAVKDGLRDRIISEAADVVFHMAVSMAGNNITLTDVKDELYRRFGTGGHIEKAQRPVE